The Azospirillum brasilense genome window below encodes:
- the rpmE gene encoding 50S ribosomal protein L31, whose translation MKTDIHPDYHEINVVMTDGSTFKTRSTMGKPGDTLRLDIDPKSHPAWTGVQKLLDTGGQIAKFNKRFASFGLKK comes from the coding sequence ATGAAGACTGATATCCATCCCGACTACCACGAGATCAACGTGGTGATGACCGACGGCAGCACGTTCAAGACCCGCTCCACGATGGGCAAGCCGGGCGATACGCTGCGCCTCGACATCGACCCGAAGTCGCACCCGGCTTGGACCGGCGTGCAGAAGCTGCTGGACACGGGCGGCCAGATCGCCAAGTTCAACAAGCGCTTCGCGAGCTTCGGCCTGAAGAAGTAA
- a CDS encoding DUF2243 domain-containing protein, with product MSTDTTHLPSPARAATGLPWAGYLLGFALGGFFDGILLHQVLQWHHLLSAVESSAVRDIRVQILADGLFHAAMYVVAAVGLWLLWRSRRRFAEPRADRLLFANALIGFGVWHILDGVLSHWLLGIHRIRMDSANPLLWDLLWFVVFGVAVVAAGWRLRSGGGTDGGGRAAPVALTLAVLIAGPVAALPPPGVTTVMVLFTPGTTAPDVFAAVAAVDGRTVWQDPSGQLWAIDLGEDGNPTALYRHGALLVSNTLLPTGCLDWFRT from the coding sequence ATGTCCACCGACACGACTCATCTTCCTTCACCGGCACGGGCGGCAACGGGGCTCCCCTGGGCGGGATACCTGCTGGGTTTTGCGCTGGGCGGCTTTTTCGACGGAATCCTGCTGCATCAGGTGTTGCAGTGGCATCACCTGCTGTCGGCGGTCGAGTCCTCCGCCGTTCGGGACATCCGCGTCCAGATTCTGGCGGACGGCCTGTTCCACGCCGCGATGTACGTCGTCGCGGCGGTCGGCCTGTGGCTGCTGTGGCGGAGCCGGCGCCGCTTCGCCGAACCGCGGGCGGACCGTCTCCTCTTCGCCAACGCGCTGATCGGGTTCGGCGTCTGGCATATCCTTGACGGTGTTCTCTCCCATTGGCTCCTCGGCATCCACCGCATCCGCATGGATTCGGCCAATCCACTCCTCTGGGACCTGTTGTGGTTCGTCGTCTTCGGCGTTGCCGTCGTTGCGGCGGGCTGGCGGTTGCGGAGCGGTGGGGGAACGGACGGCGGTGGCCGCGCCGCGCCGGTTGCGCTGACGCTGGCGGTCCTGATCGCCGGACCGGTCGCCGCTCTGCCGCCGCCGGGCGTGACCACGGTCATGGTGCTGTTCACGCCCGGCACGACGGCGCCGGACGTCTTCGCCGCCGTGGCGGCGGTGGACGGGAGGACAGTCTGGCAGGACCCCTCCGGCCAGCTCTGGGCCATCGACCTGGGAGAGGACGGCAACCCGACGGCCCTGTACCGGCACGGCGCCCTGCTGGTCAGCAACACGCTGCTGCCGACCGGCTGCCTCGATTGGTTCCGGACCTGA
- a CDS encoding Hsp20 family protein translates to MRSYDLSPLFRSTVGFDRLSRLLENAMTGDEAAASYPPYNIEKTGDDAYRITMAVAGFGPEDLEITAQQNSLVVTGKAKKEQETGQFLYRGIAGRAFERRFQLADFIKVGNANLLNGLLHIDLVREVPETMKPRTIQIGTTGTAKPALTQQAA, encoded by the coding sequence ATGCGCTCCTACGACCTTTCGCCCCTGTTCCGTTCGACCGTCGGGTTCGACCGCCTCTCGCGTCTCCTGGAGAACGCGATGACCGGCGACGAGGCCGCCGCGTCCTACCCGCCCTACAACATCGAGAAGACGGGCGACGATGCTTACCGGATCACCATGGCCGTCGCCGGCTTTGGCCCGGAGGATCTGGAGATCACCGCTCAGCAGAACTCTTTGGTGGTCACAGGGAAAGCTAAGAAGGAACAGGAGACCGGCCAATTCCTCTACCGGGGTATTGCCGGCCGCGCTTTCGAGCGCCGCTTTCAGCTTGCCGACTTCATCAAGGTGGGCAACGCCAATCTGCTGAACGGGCTGCTCCATATCGATCTGGTGCGCGAGGTGCCTGAAACGATGAAGCCGCGGACCATTCAGATCGGCACCACCGGTACGGCGAAACCCGCGCTGACCCAGCAGGCTGCGTAA
- a CDS encoding flagellar hook assembly protein FlgD translates to MATTNTDYGSSWNLNQTKTKTDTTTKTTKTADEQKLDTAVKGLGDNFEHFLKLLTTQMQNQDPLKPMDTNDMTKQLVDFANVEQNIGTNSRLDKLLKLQNASTNSTNLAYLGRTVTFEGDSFDYTQGMTAAPLAYELEKSAKSVRVDILDSKNRVVRSMTGETTAGTKHVVNWDFKDDGGNAVQPGQYRLNIAPVSEKKDDIIKATPFTFGTVNGIGSNKDGETVVSVGSVEVPLSKLSKVY, encoded by the coding sequence ATGGCCACCACCAACACCGACTACGGCAGCAGCTGGAACCTGAACCAGACCAAGACGAAGACCGACACCACCACCAAGACCACCAAGACCGCCGACGAGCAGAAACTCGACACCGCGGTAAAGGGGCTGGGTGACAATTTCGAGCACTTCCTGAAGCTGCTGACCACGCAGATGCAGAACCAGGACCCGCTGAAGCCCATGGACACGAACGACATGACCAAGCAGCTGGTCGATTTCGCGAACGTGGAGCAGAACATCGGGACCAACAGCCGCCTGGACAAGCTGCTGAAGCTGCAGAACGCCTCGACCAACTCGACCAACCTCGCCTATCTGGGCCGCACCGTCACCTTCGAGGGCGACAGCTTCGACTACACCCAGGGCATGACGGCGGCTCCGCTGGCCTACGAGCTGGAGAAGTCCGCCAAGTCGGTGCGCGTCGACATCCTGGACAGCAAGAACCGCGTCGTCCGGTCGATGACCGGCGAAACCACCGCCGGCACCAAGCATGTCGTGAACTGGGACTTCAAGGACGATGGCGGCAACGCCGTCCAGCCGGGCCAGTACCGTCTGAACATCGCCCCGGTGTCCGAGAAGAAGGACGACATCATCAAGGCGACGCCCTTCACCTTCGGCACAGTCAACGGCATCGGGTCCAACAAGGACGGCGAAACGGTGGTCTCCGTGGGCAGCGTCGAGGTTCCGCTGTCCAAGCTCTCCAAAGTGTATTGA
- a CDS encoding MaoC family dehydratase: MRYLDDLTPGDRFTGGPVTVTEEDIVAFARQFDPQPFHLDPEAAQDSVFGGLAASGWHTAGLTMRMIVTGDGALAGGFVGMGVEDIRWPKPTRPGDTLRIESEILEVRVSGKRPDRGIARVRTTTLNQNGETVQQMTANLLVPRRPATDKG; this comes from the coding sequence ATGCGCTATCTTGACGACCTGACCCCCGGCGACCGCTTCACCGGCGGCCCGGTGACCGTGACGGAGGAGGACATTGTCGCCTTCGCGCGGCAGTTCGACCCGCAGCCCTTCCACCTCGACCCCGAGGCGGCGCAGGACAGCGTCTTCGGCGGGTTGGCGGCGAGCGGCTGGCACACCGCCGGGCTGACCATGCGGATGATCGTCACGGGGGACGGCGCCCTGGCGGGCGGCTTCGTGGGGATGGGGGTGGAGGACATTCGCTGGCCCAAGCCCACCCGCCCCGGCGACACGCTGCGCATCGAGAGCGAGATCCTGGAGGTCCGCGTGTCGGGCAAGCGCCCCGACCGCGGCATCGCCCGCGTGCGCACCACCACCCTCAACCAGAACGGCGAGACCGTGCAGCAGATGACCGCGAACCTGCTCGTCCCCCGCCGGCCCGCCACCGATAAGGGCTGA
- a CDS encoding DUF1465 family protein has protein sequence MEAPTFFNGTYDETMALLIEARNYIAYHDAASHRALPPHVRLQISYESMRVTSRLTQVMAWLLAQKAVHAGEMTREQAASDDFALSGGDICTDPSGPDNEQLPEGLRSLLERSHRLYMRVARLDERARDAVALAG, from the coding sequence ATGGAAGCACCGACCTTCTTCAACGGGACTTATGATGAGACGATGGCGCTGCTGATCGAGGCGCGCAATTACATCGCCTATCATGACGCCGCCAGCCATCGGGCGCTGCCGCCCCATGTCCGGCTTCAGATCTCGTACGAATCGATGCGGGTGACCAGCCGGCTGACCCAGGTCATGGCTTGGCTGCTGGCGCAGAAGGCCGTTCATGCCGGGGAAATGACCCGTGAGCAGGCGGCGAGCGACGATTTTGCCCTGTCGGGCGGGGACATCTGCACGGATCCCTCCGGCCCCGACAACGAGCAGCTTCCGGAAGGCCTGCGCAGCCTTCTGGAGCGCAGCCACCGGCTCTACATGCGCGTCGCCCGGCTGGACGAGCGCGCCCGCGACGCGGTGGCTCTGGCCGGCTGA
- a CDS encoding flagellar hook-length control protein FliK, translated as MAIQTNIAPSAFESLVKGQTSSSQNTAPRSDKFASMMDRLISEAATRKRDQAQAEAAAQDRRNAAASAADQAAADRAADRSKAAERSPPPRSEPIRAEPAKPRQSSEATTQAAAQRAAERRDARASDAAKAGDDAHAARTERREAAAANHAAAKEATKDVKAAGAKTARDDTAAQPALADSTVQTDTAEEVPPDQTDGAMDDGATQDDAGNQPAEDGNGEAAILDLTVTVTETTVELVTADQSTTLTDIEAALSLAVAPLAIGTPDDEEANKTTEDGAVGEAAPVEAAPPDAPTPDNADTPTAADAALAAALATAAAPHQDGKAKYASDESIKAAAAAKPGVEAPPTADTMPAPAVPMGSPQSEIPALHAEAKDAAVEGKPAKAADSLSPGALPLADLPNDDSAPLPQSLTDLAAAKAKGATRTGADGDAGANAGHRGNPDPNGNAALAQPPAPQAPVADPAKPAGQSALLTAAAAAAATDAAPPTDGATHPTTPTHPIFAGIEGVHTASGVEAGLTTAQLRPSRGSAGLPMGVQEQVAVHISKNMSDGNDQFTINLRPAELGRIDIKLEIGQDGRVTASVAVEKAQTLELLQRDSRNLERALQDAGLKADSNSLNFSLRGEGGQSFQDSGRQGGSGRRGRGFGGGAGDVEDAQAAYTLTLAPGRVDIQA; from the coding sequence CGCCGCGGCAAGCGCGGCCGACCAGGCGGCCGCCGATCGGGCCGCTGATCGCAGCAAGGCCGCGGAGCGCAGCCCGCCGCCCCGCTCCGAACCCATCCGCGCGGAGCCCGCCAAGCCGCGCCAGTCCTCCGAAGCCACCACCCAGGCCGCAGCACAGCGCGCCGCCGAACGCAGGGACGCCCGCGCGTCCGACGCGGCCAAGGCCGGCGATGACGCACACGCGGCGCGCACCGAACGGCGCGAGGCTGCCGCCGCGAACCACGCCGCGGCGAAGGAGGCGACAAAGGATGTGAAGGCGGCCGGCGCCAAGACGGCGCGGGACGACACCGCCGCGCAGCCGGCGCTCGCCGATTCCACCGTTCAGACCGACACGGCGGAGGAGGTTCCACCGGATCAGACCGACGGCGCGATGGATGACGGCGCCACACAGGATGATGCCGGCAATCAGCCCGCGGAGGACGGGAACGGCGAGGCTGCGATCCTCGATCTGACCGTCACCGTGACCGAGACCACCGTGGAGCTGGTGACCGCCGACCAGTCCACCACCCTGACCGACATCGAGGCCGCCCTGTCTCTGGCCGTCGCCCCGCTGGCCATCGGCACGCCGGATGACGAAGAGGCGAACAAGACGACGGAAGACGGTGCGGTCGGGGAGGCAGCCCCGGTCGAAGCCGCACCACCCGACGCTCCGACTCCGGACAATGCGGACACTCCTACCGCCGCCGATGCGGCTTTGGCCGCCGCCTTGGCAACCGCCGCCGCCCCTCACCAGGATGGCAAGGCCAAGTACGCCTCCGATGAATCCATAAAGGCCGCCGCGGCGGCCAAGCCGGGCGTGGAAGCGCCTCCGACAGCGGATACCATGCCGGCGCCGGCCGTCCCGATGGGCAGTCCGCAAAGCGAGATCCCCGCACTCCACGCCGAGGCCAAGGACGCCGCCGTCGAGGGCAAGCCGGCGAAGGCCGCCGACTCGCTGTCCCCCGGTGCCCTGCCCCTCGCCGACCTGCCGAACGACGACAGCGCGCCGCTGCCGCAATCCCTGACCGATCTCGCCGCGGCCAAGGCCAAGGGCGCGACCCGGACCGGGGCGGACGGCGATGCCGGAGCCAACGCCGGCCACCGTGGCAACCCGGACCCGAACGGCAACGCCGCCCTGGCGCAACCGCCGGCGCCCCAGGCACCGGTTGCCGACCCGGCAAAGCCTGCCGGGCAAAGCGCGCTCCTGACCGCTGCGGCTGCGGCGGCCGCCACGGACGCCGCCCCGCCGACCGACGGCGCGACTCACCCCACCACCCCCACGCACCCGATCTTTGCCGGGATCGAGGGCGTGCACACGGCGAGCGGCGTGGAGGCGGGGCTGACCACCGCCCAGCTTCGCCCATCCCGCGGGTCCGCCGGACTGCCGATGGGCGTGCAGGAGCAGGTGGCCGTCCACATCAGCAAGAACATGTCGGACGGCAACGACCAGTTCACCATCAACCTGCGCCCCGCCGAACTGGGCCGCATCGACATCAAGCTGGAAATCGGCCAGGACGGGCGGGTCACCGCGTCGGTCGCCGTGGAGAAAGCCCAGACCCTCGAACTGCTGCAACGCGACAGCCGCAATCTGGAACGCGCCTTGCAGGACGCTGGACTGAAGGCGGACAGCAACAGCCTCAACTTCAGCCTGCGCGGTGAAGGCGGCCAGTCGTTCCAGGACTCGGGACGGCAGGGCGGCTCGGGCCGGCGGGGCCGCGGCTTCGGCGGCGGCGCGGGTGATGTGGAGGATGCGCAGGCCGCCTACACCCTGACGCTGGCCCCGGGCCGCGTCGACATCCAGGCCTGA
- a CDS encoding class I SAM-dependent methyltransferase: MQGWTEGYVGGIGYIHAFYRELSPALLSFALTLRGWRPPMDSDGTFACAEIGCGHGVSSAVLAGCHPDARFEAVDFNPGHIAGAQRLAAEAGLGNAAFREESFAEYAQGGAKDLDIVTLHGVWSWVSAENRAILVDLLKRRLKPGGLVFVSYNALPGTLAYMPLRRVLVEHCADRTGPLPERIEEAVAFASRLTALNAGWFAQADALPARLDSLKRKSPNYIAHEYLNRDWTAFYHADVARELAAAKLDFAGPAVPMEQMDELSLPPDALPLLAEARDPAYRETLRDLLTNRAFRRDLFVKGAERLTPAERRDRLRATRFALLVPPGDLPEVVLAPVGRVPLPQDLHGPLAEALAAGTPTLAELSALPALARHGEEAVLRALMILTSLALAAPALPEAGQAARTLKADRFNAAILERNRRDDTLDTLASPVLGSGVAVSRLEALFLLARRNGTDPAATAWEALSEDGLALSRDGTRLDGEEANVAELRARFDRFTRLRLPTLRRLGVA, from the coding sequence ATGCAGGGCTGGACCGAGGGCTATGTGGGCGGGATCGGCTACATCCACGCCTTCTACCGGGAACTGTCACCGGCGCTGTTGTCCTTCGCGCTTACCCTGCGCGGCTGGCGGCCTCCGATGGACTCCGACGGCACCTTCGCCTGCGCGGAGATCGGCTGCGGCCACGGGGTGAGCAGCGCCGTCCTGGCCGGCTGCCATCCCGACGCCCGGTTCGAGGCAGTGGACTTCAACCCCGGCCACATCGCCGGCGCCCAGCGCCTCGCCGCCGAGGCCGGGCTGGGCAACGCCGCCTTCCGGGAGGAGAGTTTCGCCGAGTACGCCCAAGGCGGGGCCAAGGATCTGGACATCGTGACGCTGCACGGCGTCTGGTCCTGGGTCAGCGCGGAGAACCGGGCGATCCTGGTGGACCTGCTGAAGCGGCGGCTGAAGCCCGGCGGGCTGGTCTTCGTCAGCTACAATGCCCTGCCCGGCACGCTCGCCTACATGCCGCTGCGCCGCGTCCTGGTCGAGCATTGCGCCGACCGCACCGGCCCCCTGCCGGAGCGTATCGAGGAGGCCGTGGCCTTCGCCAGCCGCCTGACCGCCCTCAACGCCGGCTGGTTCGCCCAAGCCGACGCGCTGCCGGCGCGGCTGGACTCGCTGAAGCGTAAGTCCCCCAACTACATCGCCCATGAATATCTGAACCGCGACTGGACCGCCTTCTACCACGCCGACGTGGCACGGGAGCTGGCCGCGGCCAAGCTGGACTTCGCCGGCCCCGCCGTCCCGATGGAGCAGATGGACGAGCTGTCCCTGCCGCCGGACGCCCTGCCCCTGCTGGCCGAGGCACGCGACCCGGCCTACCGCGAGACCTTGCGCGACCTGCTGACCAACCGCGCCTTCCGCCGCGACCTGTTCGTGAAGGGTGCCGAGCGGCTGACCCCGGCGGAGCGGCGGGACCGGCTGCGCGCCACCCGCTTCGCCCTTCTGGTGCCGCCCGGCGATCTGCCGGAAGTCGTGCTGGCTCCGGTCGGGCGCGTGCCCCTGCCGCAGGATCTCCACGGCCCGCTGGCCGAGGCGCTGGCCGCCGGCACGCCGACTCTGGCTGAATTGTCGGCCCTACCCGCCCTCGCCCGCCATGGCGAGGAGGCCGTGCTGCGCGCGCTGATGATCCTGACCAGCCTGGCGCTGGCGGCGCCCGCCCTGCCCGAGGCCGGTCAGGCGGCCCGCACGCTCAAGGCCGACCGCTTCAACGCCGCCATCTTGGAGCGCAACCGCCGCGACGACACGCTGGACACGCTGGCGTCGCCCGTCCTCGGTTCCGGCGTTGCGGTGTCGCGGCTGGAGGCACTGTTCCTGCTGGCCCGACGCAACGGCACCGATCCCGCGGCGACCGCCTGGGAAGCGCTGTCGGAGGATGGGCTCGCCCTGTCGCGCGATGGAACCCGGCTCGACGGGGAGGAGGCGAACGTGGCGGAACTGCGCGCCCGGTTCGACCGCTTCACCCGCCTGCGCCTGCCGACGCTGCGCCGCCTTGGGGTGGCGTGA
- a CDS encoding ABC transporter transmembrane domain-containing protein, producing MSRHSSKSDPVSEGAPSSASRRRNLSPLRRLFPFLWPYRLQILGAMLALTVAAGTVLGLGQGMRVLVDQGFVAGDSALLDRALLVLLVVIVLMAASTFGRFYLVSWIGERVVADIRRAVYNHVVKLSPGFFETTKTGEILTRLTTDTEVLQVVVGSSVSIALRNTLMFVGGTAMLLVTSPKLAGLVFLGVPVVILPIIILGRRVRALSRASQDKIADLGSFVEETLGAIRTMQAYTHETIDRSLFGGRVEDAFATARRRVTVRAIMTMIVIVLVFGSVGLILWIGGHDVLAGRLTVGQLSAFVIYSVVVAGSVGAISEVAGDLQRAAGATERLFDLLDTEPEIRAPANPRALPEPAQGALSFRDVRFHYPSRPDWAALKEFSLEIEPGETVALVGPSGSGKSTVFQLLLRFYDPQAGAVKLDGVDVRDADPVEVRRRLGLVAQDPVVFSANAWENIRYGRPEATDAEVLAAAEAAHALEFLQALPEGLDTFLGEKGVRLSGGQRQRLSIARAILRDPPVLLLDEATSALDAESERMVQDALDKLMTRRTTIIIAHRLATVLNADRIVVMEQGRVVATGRHADLVREGGLYARLAALQFDRAADEAGLVGS from the coding sequence GTGTCCCGTCATTCGTCGAAATCCGATCCGGTGTCCGAAGGGGCGCCTTCCTCCGCGTCGCGCCGCCGCAACCTGTCGCCGCTGCGCCGGCTGTTTCCTTTTTTGTGGCCGTATCGGCTGCAAATCCTGGGTGCCATGCTGGCCCTGACCGTGGCCGCCGGGACCGTGCTGGGGCTGGGGCAGGGGATGCGCGTCCTGGTGGACCAGGGGTTCGTTGCGGGCGATTCGGCGCTGCTCGACCGGGCGTTGCTGGTTTTGCTGGTGGTCATCGTGTTGATGGCAGCCTCGACCTTCGGCCGCTTCTATCTGGTTAGCTGGATCGGCGAGCGGGTGGTGGCCGACATCCGCCGCGCCGTCTACAACCATGTGGTGAAGCTCTCCCCCGGCTTCTTCGAAACCACCAAGACCGGCGAGATCCTGACGCGCCTGACCACCGACACCGAGGTGCTTCAAGTCGTGGTCGGTTCCTCCGTCTCCATCGCGCTGCGCAACACGCTGATGTTCGTGGGCGGCACGGCGATGCTGCTGGTGACCTCGCCGAAGCTGGCGGGGTTGGTGTTCCTGGGCGTGCCGGTGGTCATCCTGCCGATCATCATCCTGGGGCGGCGGGTGCGCGCCCTGTCGCGGGCCAGCCAGGACAAGATCGCCGACCTCGGCTCCTTCGTCGAGGAGACGCTGGGCGCCATCCGCACGATGCAGGCCTACACGCACGAGACCATCGACCGCAGCCTGTTCGGCGGGCGGGTCGAGGACGCCTTCGCCACCGCCCGGCGGCGGGTGACGGTGCGCGCCATCATGACGATGATCGTCATCGTGCTGGTGTTCGGCTCCGTCGGCCTCATCCTGTGGATCGGCGGGCATGACGTGCTGGCCGGTCGGCTGACGGTGGGGCAGCTCTCGGCCTTCGTCATCTATTCGGTGGTCGTCGCCGGTTCGGTCGGGGCGATCAGCGAGGTGGCCGGCGACCTTCAGCGCGCCGCCGGCGCCACGGAGCGGCTGTTCGACCTGCTGGACACCGAACCGGAAATCCGCGCCCCGGCCAATCCGCGCGCCCTGCCGGAACCGGCGCAGGGGGCACTGTCGTTCCGCGATGTGCGCTTCCATTACCCGTCGCGCCCGGACTGGGCGGCATTGAAGGAATTCTCCCTGGAGATCGAGCCGGGGGAAACGGTGGCCCTGGTCGGCCCGTCGGGCTCCGGCAAATCCACGGTGTTCCAGCTTCTGCTGCGCTTCTACGATCCGCAGGCCGGAGCGGTCAAACTGGACGGGGTGGACGTCCGCGACGCCGACCCGGTGGAGGTGCGGCGGCGGCTCGGCCTCGTGGCGCAGGACCCCGTGGTCTTCTCCGCCAATGCCTGGGAGAACATCCGCTACGGGCGTCCGGAGGCCACCGACGCCGAGGTGCTCGCCGCCGCCGAGGCCGCCCACGCGCTGGAATTCCTGCAGGCCTTGCCGGAAGGGCTGGACACCTTCCTGGGCGAGAAGGGCGTGCGCCTGTCCGGCGGCCAGCGCCAGCGCCTGTCCATCGCGCGGGCCATCCTGCGCGACCCGCCGGTGCTGCTGCTCGACGAGGCGACCAGCGCGCTCGACGCGGAGAGCGAGCGCATGGTGCAGGACGCGCTGGACAAGCTGATGACCCGGCGCACCACGATCATCATCGCCCACCGGCTGGCGACCGTGCTGAATGCCGACCGGATCGTGGTGATGGAGCAGGGACGCGTCGTCGCCACCGGGCGCCACGCCGACCTCGTCCGCGAGGGCGGCCTCTACGCCCGCCTTGCGGCGCTCCAGTTCGACCGCGCAGCGGACGAGGCCGGGCTGGTCGGGAGCTGA